The Candidatus Methylomirabilota bacterium genome segment CGGCGAGAACGTCACGCTGTACCAGGGCGTCACGCTCGGTGGCACGAGCCTCAAGCGCGAGAAGCGCCATCCGACGCTCGAGCGGAACGTGGTGGTCGGGGCGGGGTCGGCGATCCTGGGGGCGATCACGATCGGCGAGGGGACGCGGGTCGGGGGCGGCTCGGTCGTCGTCAAGGACGTTCCGCCGAACTCGGTCGTGGTCGGGGTGCCGGGCAAGGTGATCTTTCGCGACGGCCGGCGAGTGACGGAGGTCTTCGACCTCGAGCATACCGACTTGCCGGACCCGCTGGCGAAGGCCATCGAACAGATGCTGGACCGGTTCCAGACGATGGAGGGCGAAATCGCCGCGTTGCGGAGGCTCGTCAGCGAGGCGGTGCCGACGCCGGACCGACAGGCGTGAGTCCCGGGGAGGGGATCGTGACCTTCAACGACGCGATGA includes the following:
- the cysE gene encoding serine O-acetyltransferase, whose amino-acid sequence is MFDAIRRDVQAALERDPAARSRLEVVLCYPGVHALAFHRLAHRLWNAGWVVSARFVSHLARFVTGIEVHPAARLGPGVFIDHGMGVVIGETAEVGENVTLYQGVTLGGTSLKREKRHPTLERNVVVGAGSAILGAITIGEGTRVGGGSVVVKDVPPNSVVVGVPGKVIFRDGRRVTEVFDLEHTDLPDPLAKAIEQMLDRFQTMEGEIAALRRLVSEAVPTPDRQA